One genomic window of Providencia hangzhouensis includes the following:
- the thiS gene encoding sulfur carrier protein ThiS has protein sequence MHIIINDQPMEFDAPLTVNQLFSTLNRPIVGTALAINQVIIPKSQWDSHLINDQDNILLFQAIAGG, from the coding sequence ATGCATATCATAATTAACGACCAACCTATGGAATTCGACGCCCCACTGACGGTTAATCAATTATTTTCCACTCTCAACCGGCCAATAGTGGGAACTGCACTTGCTATCAACCAAGTGATCATTCCGAAGAGTCAGTGGGATTCACATCTCATTAATGACCAAGACAATATCTTGTTATTTCAAGCTATCGCTGGGGGCTAA
- the thiH gene encoding 2-iminoacetate synthase ThiH: MIPSFQERLQALDWDDTTLRINSKTPVDVEHALAADILTLDDFMALLSPAARPYIELMAQKAQKLTRQRFGHAVGFYVPLYLSNLCANDCTYCGFSMSNKIKRKTLNDAEIINECETIRKIGFDSLLLVTGEHQSKVGMDYFRHTFPIIRPYFSSLMMEVQPLSTDEYKELKTLGLDGVMVYQETYHEPTYQLHHLKGKKQDFHWRLATPERLGEAGIDKIGLGALIGLSNSWRTDCYMVAEHLLYLQQYYWQSRYSISFPRLRPCAGGVEPASLMNEAELVQLICAFRLLAPNVELSLSTRESPYFRDHVVPLAINNVSAGSKTQPGGYADTKEELEQFSPNDNRSAAQVAHALVQAGLQPVWKDWDSYLGR; this comes from the coding sequence ATGATCCCAAGTTTCCAAGAACGCTTACAAGCACTGGATTGGGACGATACGACACTGCGGATAAACAGTAAAACACCTGTCGATGTGGAACACGCTTTGGCGGCAGATATACTCACACTCGATGATTTTATGGCGCTGCTTTCCCCTGCTGCCCGTCCCTATATTGAGCTGATGGCACAAAAAGCCCAGAAACTCACCCGCCAACGCTTTGGCCATGCTGTTGGCTTTTACGTGCCACTTTATTTATCGAACCTATGCGCAAACGATTGTACTTATTGCGGTTTCTCGATGAGTAATAAAATTAAGCGAAAAACGCTAAATGACGCTGAAATCATCAATGAGTGCGAAACCATTCGCAAAATTGGTTTTGATAGCTTATTACTGGTTACAGGGGAGCACCAAAGTAAAGTGGGTATGGACTACTTCCGCCACACATTCCCCATCATTCGCCCTTATTTCAGTTCGTTAATGATGGAAGTGCAGCCACTAAGCACAGATGAATATAAGGAGTTGAAAACTTTGGGGTTAGACGGTGTGATGGTTTATCAAGAAACCTACCATGAGCCCACGTATCAACTACATCATCTCAAAGGTAAAAAGCAGGATTTTCACTGGCGCCTAGCCACTCCAGAACGTTTAGGAGAAGCAGGTATAGATAAAATCGGCCTTGGCGCGTTAATTGGTTTATCAAACAGTTGGCGTACCGATTGCTATATGGTTGCAGAACATTTGTTGTACTTACAGCAATACTACTGGCAAAGTCGTTATTCTATCTCTTTTCCTCGCTTGCGCCCTTGTGCAGGTGGCGTTGAACCAGCATCACTGATGAATGAAGCCGAATTAGTGCAATTGATTTGTGCTTTTCGCCTACTGGCGCCGAATGTCGAGCTTTCACTCTCAACCCGCGAATCACCTTATTTCCGTGATCACGTGGTGCCATTGGCAATTAACAACGTCAGTGCCGGCTCAAAAACCCAACCGGGGGGCTATGCAGATACCAAAGAAGAGCTAGAACAGTTTTCCCCAAATGATAACCGCAGTGCCGCTCAAGTCGCACATGCCCTTGTGCAAGCCGGTTTACAGCCCGTTTGGAAAGATTGGGATAGTTATTTAGGCCGTTAA
- a CDS encoding arylsulfotransferase family protein, whose translation MGHPSIYPSGTTIFNKEKTFSGYILFNAPGKGALLIDMNGREVHLWQGVDGFPNKILPGGYLFGSHGLRSPKYGVQDQVDLVQFDWDGNIIWSFNKLEKIQDPNQEIIWMARQHHDFQRDGNPVGYYSPTLTSQTHSGNTLILCHQNIYKPEISDKWLLDDIFIEVDWQGNIIWQWAFSDHFSELNFSEEARNVLYRDPNMRSAGGGMGDYLHINTMSRIGPNLHYDNGDERFHPDNIIWDSREANIIGITSRKTGKIVWQLGPDYNDKQVHHLGWIIGPHHAHIIPHGLPGAGNLLIFDNGGWAGYGAPNPSSVYGLKNAWRDSSRVLEINPVTLEIIWQHDAEKLGFASPMDSSRFYSPYVSSAQRLPNGNTLITEGSNGRLIEITAEHEIVWEYVSPYWREGKKRNNMIYRAYRIPYDWIPQLDIPEENSIAPMDVSQFRLPNAAPKDTITGVYIEGIIKHKIPDDDILCIARTGDNHSSKKSDIFFFSDKIYEIDSETFDSIINENKNNLIFFGANWCNKCKVLNELLPSLVKLYSINKINYLSVDNSVEILQKYSLRSIPIIAVSNNGKLVDKLVGLQDTKTYVSFLNQYFDKIS comes from the coding sequence ATGGGGCATCCAAGTATTTATCCTTCAGGAACTACTATTTTCAATAAAGAAAAAACATTTAGTGGTTATATCCTTTTTAACGCACCAGGAAAAGGTGCGCTATTAATTGATATGAATGGTCGAGAAGTGCATTTATGGCAAGGAGTTGATGGTTTCCCTAATAAAATTTTACCTGGTGGATATTTATTTGGTAGTCATGGTTTGCGATCACCTAAATATGGTGTTCAAGATCAAGTTGATTTAGTTCAATTTGATTGGGATGGTAACATTATATGGTCATTCAATAAATTAGAAAAAATACAAGATCCTAATCAAGAAATAATATGGATGGCAAGACAACATCATGATTTTCAACGTGATGGAAACCCTGTTGGTTATTATTCTCCTACATTAACATCACAAACCCATAGCGGAAATACTCTAATACTATGCCATCAAAATATTTACAAACCTGAAATATCAGATAAATGGCTACTTGATGATATTTTTATCGAAGTAGATTGGCAAGGTAATATTATCTGGCAATGGGCATTTAGCGATCACTTTTCAGAATTAAATTTCAGCGAAGAAGCTAGAAATGTTTTATATCGTGATCCAAATATGCGTAGTGCTGGTGGAGGCATGGGAGATTATCTACATATTAATACCATGTCTCGTATAGGGCCAAATCTACATTATGATAATGGAGACGAACGTTTTCATCCTGATAACATTATTTGGGATTCTAGAGAAGCAAATATAATAGGAATAACTAGTCGAAAAACTGGAAAAATAGTTTGGCAATTAGGGCCAGATTATAACGACAAACAAGTTCATCATCTTGGTTGGATTATCGGACCTCATCATGCTCATATTATACCTCATGGCCTTCCAGGTGCAGGAAATCTGTTAATTTTTGATAATGGAGGTTGGGCTGGTTATGGAGCACCAAACCCTTCATCTGTATATGGCTTAAAAAATGCATGGCGAGATAGTTCTCGAGTATTAGAAATAAACCCAGTTACTCTCGAAATTATTTGGCAACATGATGCAGAAAAACTAGGTTTTGCATCTCCCATGGATTCGAGTCGATTCTATAGCCCATATGTAAGTAGCGCTCAGCGTCTACCAAATGGTAATACTTTAATTACCGAAGGCTCAAATGGGCGATTGATTGAAATAACAGCTGAACATGAGATTGTGTGGGAATATGTCTCACCTTACTGGCGAGAAGGAAAAAAACGCAATAATATGATCTATCGTGCTTATAGAATCCCTTATGATTGGATCCCTCAATTAGATATACCTGAAGAAAATAGCATAGCACCTATGGATGTCTCTCAATTTCGATTACCAAATGCAGCCCCTAAAGATACAATTACAGGAGTGTATATCGAAGGGATAATAAAACATAAAATTCCAGATGATGATATCTTATGTATTGCTCGCACTGGAGATAATCATTCCTCCAAAAAATCTGACATATTTTTCTTTTCCGATAAAATATATGAAATAGATAGTGAAACATTCGATTCAATTATTAATGAAAATAAAAATAATTTGATTTTCTTCGGTGCTAATTGGTGCAATAAATGTAAAGTATTGAATGAGTTATTACCTTCATTAGTGAAACTTTACTCAATAAATAAAATCAATTATCTCTCTGTAGATAATTCTGTTGAAATTCTTCAAAAGTATTCACTTAGAAGTATACCTATTATTGCAGTCTCAAATAATGGGAAATTAGTGGATAAACTCGTTGGATTACAGGATACAAAAACATATGTGAGCTTCCTCAATCAATATTTCGATAAAATAAGTTGA
- a CDS encoding HesA/MoeB/ThiF family protein: protein MLSDQEFMRYSRQLLLEDISPEGQQKLKNSKVLIVGLGGLGSPASLYLTGAGVGELWLADHDDLHVSNLQRQVLYDTDDIGQPKAQLAADRLHRLNPLVRTHVVAQKLDVETLIPLAEQVDLVLDCCDNMATRHAVNTACVMTNTTLVSGSAVGFGGQLMVLEPPFSTGCYACLYPDQDEPERNCRTAGVLGPVVGIIGTLQALEAIKLLVGLPSSLSGKLRLFDGKQQQWNTLQLTPSLQCPICREETCIS from the coding sequence ATGTTAAGTGACCAAGAATTCATGCGTTACAGCCGCCAGCTACTACTCGAAGACATTAGTCCCGAGGGGCAACAAAAACTCAAAAATAGCAAAGTCCTCATTGTCGGCTTAGGGGGATTAGGCTCCCCCGCGTCCCTTTATTTAACGGGGGCTGGTGTCGGCGAATTGTGGCTAGCTGACCACGATGACTTGCACGTTTCTAACTTACAACGGCAGGTACTTTACGATACCGATGATATCGGCCAGCCAAAAGCCCAGCTTGCCGCAGATAGGCTGCATCGGCTCAATCCATTGGTAAGAACCCATGTTGTCGCACAGAAGTTGGATGTTGAGACTTTAATTCCTTTAGCTGAACAAGTCGATTTAGTGCTTGATTGCTGCGATAACATGGCCACTCGCCATGCGGTCAATACCGCTTGTGTCATGACCAATACAACCTTAGTTAGCGGTAGTGCGGTTGGGTTTGGCGGCCAATTAATGGTACTTGAGCCGCCATTTAGCACCGGTTGCTATGCCTGTTTATATCCAGACCAAGATGAACCTGAGCGCAACTGCCGCACTGCTGGGGTATTAGGGCCTGTAGTTGGGATCATCGGCACGCTGCAAGCACTGGAAGCCATTAAATTACTTGTCGGCCTTCCCTCTTCACTGAGCGGTAAATTGCGTTTATTTGATGGGAAACAGCAACAATGGAATACATTGCAATTAACGCCGTCATTGCAATGTCCAATCTGTCGGGAAGAAACATGCATATCATAA
- the thiE gene encoding thiamine phosphate synthase, which translates to MPKLPSAISIPNSPFPATEQRLGLYPVVDSVEWIERLLNAGVSTIQLRIKDKPDADVRDDIQQAIALGKKHNARLFINDYWRLAVELGAYGVHLGQEDLETTDLLAIHQAGLRLGISTHDKHELAIAKSVRPSYIAMGHIFPTQTKEMPSSPQGLETLKAMVEATPDYPTVAIGGISIDKVPAVLATGVGSVALVSAITKADDWRAATETLLDLIERNTAN; encoded by the coding sequence ATGCCAAAATTGCCTAGTGCTATATCTATCCCAAATAGTCCTTTTCCTGCGACCGAACAACGCCTTGGGCTTTACCCCGTTGTGGATTCCGTTGAATGGATTGAACGCTTGCTTAATGCAGGTGTTTCCACAATCCAATTGCGCATCAAAGACAAACCTGATGCCGATGTTCGTGATGATATTCAACAAGCGATTGCGCTAGGAAAAAAACATAACGCACGTTTATTTATTAATGATTACTGGCGCTTAGCGGTCGAGTTGGGTGCTTATGGCGTACATTTGGGCCAAGAAGATTTGGAAACTACCGATTTATTAGCAATCCACCAAGCGGGCTTACGGTTAGGAATATCAACGCACGATAAGCATGAACTGGCTATCGCGAAATCCGTGCGTCCTTCTTACATTGCTATGGGGCATATCTTTCCAACACAAACGAAAGAAATGCCTTCTTCCCCTCAGGGTTTAGAAACGCTTAAAGCCATGGTGGAAGCAACGCCTGATTACCCAACTGTCGCCATTGGTGGAATTTCTATTGATAAAGTCCCCGCAGTGCTAGCAACTGGGGTAGGTAGTGTTGCGCTGGTCAGTGCGATTACCAAAGCCGATGATTGGCGCGCTGCAACAGAAACGTTGTTGGATTTAATTGAGCGAAATACTGCCAACTAG
- a CDS encoding thiazole synthase, whose protein sequence is MLKIADLTFHSRLFTGTGKFASANLMQDAIEASGSQLVTMAMKRIDLRGQDDGILQPLQELGVKLLPNTSGAKNAQEAVFAARLAREALGTNWVKLEIHPDMRYLLPDPIETLLAAEQLVKEGFVVLPYCSADPVLCRRLEEVGCAAVMPLGSPIGTNKGLATKEMLRIIIEQASVPVVVDAGIGAPSHAAEAIEMGADAVLVNTAIAVAKQPALMAKAFKLAVEAAELAYQSGLAAPKQQAQASSPLTRFLGALS, encoded by the coding sequence ATGTTAAAAATCGCAGATTTAACTTTTCACTCACGCCTGTTTACTGGAACAGGTAAATTTGCCAGCGCCAACCTAATGCAAGACGCCATTGAAGCATCCGGCAGTCAATTGGTGACAATGGCAATGAAACGTATTGACTTACGTGGGCAAGATGATGGTATTTTACAGCCACTGCAAGAATTGGGTGTGAAACTATTACCGAATACCTCCGGTGCGAAAAATGCCCAAGAGGCGGTATTTGCAGCGCGCCTAGCTCGAGAAGCCCTCGGTACCAATTGGGTCAAACTTGAGATCCATCCAGATATGCGTTATTTGCTACCCGATCCCATCGAGACATTACTCGCCGCTGAGCAGCTCGTTAAAGAGGGATTTGTTGTATTGCCTTATTGCAGCGCAGATCCAGTACTTTGTCGTCGTTTGGAAGAAGTAGGCTGTGCCGCTGTGATGCCATTAGGCTCACCGATTGGCACAAACAAAGGCTTAGCAACTAAAGAAATGCTCCGTATCATTATTGAACAAGCTTCTGTGCCTGTCGTCGTAGATGCCGGAATTGGTGCGCCAAGCCATGCGGCAGAAGCCATCGAAATGGGTGCCGATGCCGTTTTAGTCAATACCGCAATCGCGGTAGCGAAGCAACCTGCACTTATGGCAAAAGCGTTTAAACTCGCGGTCGAAGCCGCTGAGTTAGCTTATCAAAGCGGGTTAGCTGCGCCGAAGCAACAGGCGCAAGCGTCCAGCCCATTGACCCGTTTTTTAGGAGCCTTATCATGA
- a CDS encoding ABC transporter permease, translated as MLKNSFYLLLLPVIIFTIWYITTTIGGVSPVIFPSIPQAWHSLNFQLYSGQLWQDISISLSRVLIAFAIAAIFAFFLGIIMALSLRTNQIFNLTLNAIRQIPPLAWIPLLILWFGIGEVTKIILIIKSAFFPILLSTINGIQTTPMTYIELGNLYQFNIWQKLRKIYIPSLLPNLFTGLRLAMGLSWATVVAAEMIAANSGIGYRINDARIMLDSPVVIVGILVIGIVGLLLDKILLIISYYLLPWLRTERK; from the coding sequence ATGTTGAAAAACAGTTTTTATTTACTTCTACTTCCAGTCATTATTTTTACAATTTGGTATATTACAACAACAATTGGAGGTGTTTCTCCTGTTATTTTTCCATCTATTCCGCAAGCATGGCATTCTTTGAATTTCCAATTATATTCTGGGCAATTATGGCAAGATATATCAATTAGTTTATCCCGAGTATTAATAGCCTTTGCTATCGCTGCTATTTTTGCTTTTTTTCTTGGTATTATCATGGCATTGTCGCTACGAACAAACCAAATTTTCAACCTGACATTAAATGCTATACGTCAAATTCCTCCACTAGCATGGATACCATTATTAATTTTATGGTTTGGGATTGGTGAAGTAACTAAAATTATTCTTATTATAAAAAGTGCCTTTTTCCCTATATTACTAAGTACCATCAATGGAATACAAACGACACCTATGACTTATATTGAATTAGGTAATCTTTATCAATTCAATATCTGGCAAAAATTACGAAAAATTTATATTCCATCACTACTTCCCAACCTATTTACAGGTTTAAGGCTTGCAATGGGGTTATCTTGGGCAACAGTCGTTGCAGCAGAAATGATCGCAGCTAACTCAGGTATTGGCTATCGCATCAATGATGCCCGAATTATGCTAGATTCCCCAGTCGTTATAGTGGGTATTCTTGTTATCGGTATAGTCGGTTTATTATTAGATAAGATTTTATTAATTATATCTTATTACCTGCTGCCATGGTTAAGAACAGAAAGGAAATAA
- a CDS encoding ABC transporter ATP-binding protein, producing MLSIKNGFKNFTINNKLLSVLEDINLQVQQGEFIAIVGHSGCGKSTLLRIIAGLNQFNSGSVLFKNKEITEPNIERGMVFQENRLLPWLTIADNIAFGLDHIDKKTKKILVENYLKLVNLTEFANAYPKQLSGGMAQRAAIARTIITQPELLLLDEPLGALDALTKIEMQREILSIKQEKQLTMILVTHDIEEAIYLGNRVIIMSSRPGNIKKIIDINLPYPRNRGSSDFAYYKRIILQEFFDNSAELFSSEYEI from the coding sequence ATGCTATCAATCAAAAATGGATTTAAAAATTTCACTATCAATAATAAGTTACTTTCTGTTTTAGAAGATATTAACCTTCAAGTTCAACAAGGTGAATTTATTGCTATCGTTGGCCATAGTGGTTGTGGGAAAAGTACTTTACTACGCATAATTGCAGGCTTAAACCAATTCAATAGTGGAAGTGTACTATTTAAAAATAAAGAGATAACCGAACCAAATATAGAAAGAGGAATGGTTTTTCAAGAAAATAGGCTTCTACCTTGGTTAACAATTGCTGATAATATCGCTTTCGGATTAGACCATATAGATAAAAAAACGAAGAAAATTCTAGTTGAAAATTATTTAAAACTCGTAAACTTGACTGAGTTTGCTAATGCTTATCCTAAACAACTCTCAGGAGGAATGGCACAACGTGCAGCAATTGCCCGTACAATAATCACCCAACCTGAACTATTGTTATTGGATGAACCGCTTGGCGCACTTGATGCTTTAACCAAAATTGAAATGCAACGAGAGATTTTATCTATCAAACAAGAAAAGCAACTGACGATGATTTTAGTTACCCATGATATTGAAGAGGCAATATATTTGGGAAATCGAGTAATTATAATGTCATCCCGCCCTGGAAACATAAAAAAAATAATTGATATTAATCTTCCTTATCCACGAAATCGAGGTAGTTCTGATTTTGCATATTATAAGAGAATTATTCTTCAAGAATTTTTTGATAATTCTGCAGAACTTTTTTCAAGTGAATATGAAATCTAG